In Scatophagus argus isolate fScaArg1 chromosome 3, fScaArg1.pri, whole genome shotgun sequence, one genomic interval encodes:
- the LOC124057052 gene encoding cytochrome c oxidase subunit 6C-1, whose amino-acid sequence MSLAKPVMRGLLAKRLRFHLSVAVVLALSVAGTFKFAVAEPRKKAYAEFYKHFDSTKEFNAMREAGIFESVRPSGE is encoded by the exons ATGTCTCTAGCAAAGCCAGTGATGAGGGGGCTGCTTGCAAAGCGCCTGAGGTTTCACCTGTCTGTTGCCGTCGTTCTGGCTCTGTCAGTCGCAGGCACCTTCAAG TTTGCAGTGGCTGAGCCCAGGAAAAAGGCCTACGCCGAATTCTACAAGCATTTCGACAGCACCAAAGAGTTCAACGCCATGAGGGAAGCCGGCATCTTTGAGAGCGTGCGGCCCTCTGGGGAGTAA